One window of Pelobates fuscus isolate aPelFus1 chromosome 9, aPelFus1.pri, whole genome shotgun sequence genomic DNA carries:
- the NRARP gene encoding notch-regulated ankyrin repeat-containing protein isoform X2, giving the protein MSQTEMSTCSIPHTQRVFQEAVRKGNTKELQSLLQNMTNCEFNVNSFGPEGQTALHQSVIDGNLELVKLLVKFGADIRLANRDGWSALHIAAYGGHQDIVLYLITKAKYSSSSR; this is encoded by the coding sequence ATGAGCCAGACAGAGATGTCCACCTGTTCCATCCCTCATACACAAAGGGTATTCCAGGAGGCTGTAAGGAAAGGGAACACCAAGGAGCTCCAGTCCCTTCTACAGAACATGACCAACTGTGAGTTTAATGTCAACTCCTTTGGACCTGAGGGTCAGACTGCCCTCCACCAGTCTGTCATTGATGGGAACCTGGAGCTGGTGAAACTTCTGGTCAAGTTTGGCGCAGACATCAGGTTGGCCAACAGGGATGGATGGAGTGCCCTACACATAGCGGCCTATGGAGGCCACCAAGACATTGTCCTCTACCTTATCACCAAGGCCAAATACTCCTCCAGCAGTCGGTAA
- the NRARP gene encoding notch-regulated ankyrin repeat-containing protein isoform X1 encodes MYPAHLDLLDLQLDQLDLQVPCPPGPLRPAGTCKAMSQTEMSTCSIPHTQRVFQEAVRKGNTKELQSLLQNMTNCEFNVNSFGPEGQTALHQSVIDGNLELVKLLVKFGADIRLANRDGWSALHIAAYGGHQDIVLYLITKAKYSSSSR; translated from the coding sequence ATGTACCCTGCCCACCTGGACCTTCTAGACCTGCAACTGGACCAACTAGACCTGCAGGTACCCTGTCCACCTGGACCTCTTAGACCTGCAGGTACCTGCAAAGCCATGAGCCAGACAGAGATGTCCACCTGTTCCATCCCTCATACACAAAGGGTATTCCAGGAGGCTGTAAGGAAAGGGAACACCAAGGAGCTCCAGTCCCTTCTACAGAACATGACCAACTGTGAGTTTAATGTCAACTCCTTTGGACCTGAGGGTCAGACTGCCCTCCACCAGTCTGTCATTGATGGGAACCTGGAGCTGGTGAAACTTCTGGTCAAGTTTGGCGCAGACATCAGGTTGGCCAACAGGGATGGATGGAGTGCCCTACACATAGCGGCCTATGGAGGCCACCAAGACATTGTCCTCTACCTTATCACCAAGGCCAAATACTCCTCCAGCAGTCGGTAA